In Ammospiza nelsoni isolate bAmmNel1 chromosome 11, bAmmNel1.pri, whole genome shotgun sequence, the genomic window CTGGAAGCGGGGCTTGCAGTCCTGGGTGGGCACATTCCAGGCCACCAGGAAGGGCCGGCGGGTGAGATGGGGGGCGGCCGATGGCTTCTCGGGGGGCTGCCGGGCCaaggccagcagggccagccaggGAACAGCCACCGCCGCCGCGGAGCCCCCGCGCATCCTGCCCGACAGGACCTGGGGGCGGCGGGAGAACAGAGTCAGAAAGCGGGGCCGGCAGGAGGGGGTGCAGGCAGGGGCCGATCTGCCCGCACCCCCCAAAGCAGACCCCGATCCGAGTCCCCTCCCGGGGCAGACAGCGCCCGGAGGGTGCGGGCAGAGCCCCGGGTGAGGACTGCTTCTCGGGAATCCCGGTCCCGAGCGGCTTCGCCCGCTCGTGCTCTCCCGGGTGCCGGCGCGGCGCTGCCTTTGTTCGAGCCGGGCAGACAAAGCGCCGGGGCGCGGCCCCCGGCGGCCCCGCTCGGCTCCCGCTCCCCGCGCGGCTCTCACCGCGCCTCAGGCCATGCCCCGCCGCGGGCTCCTCAGCaccgccgccgcccccccgcCGCGGCTTTTAAACCTTCCGGCACGCACCACCCGCGGgggcgccggccccgcccccgcgccccgcccgcgccGCGCCGGGCTGGTGGCACCTACCGTCTCGGGGCCTCGGGCTCCGGACGGCGGCGGAGCCCCGccgcacacacacacctccGTGGGGCCGCGGTACCGGGCACCGGGGAGTCATCCCCCTGTCCCGCCGCGATTGGTACGGCCCGGGAGGACCCGCCCCCCCACGCGGCGGAaaggggcggggcggggccgcggttGGGGCCGGCAGGGGGCGCCACGGCTGGCGGGGGGAGCGCGGCCTGAGGGGGCCGAGGGGGCCGGGGGTCCCCAAACCTCGGTGACCCGGGACCGGGCTGGCCCCAGCGGGGTGGTGCCCCCGGGGGGTGGTGGTATCCCCAGGGTCGTGGTCACTCCAAAACCACAGTGATCACAGTAATTGGTGGTGACCCCAGGGCCGTGGTGACCCCAGGATCATCATCACTCCAAAGTGGGGACTCTGGAATGGTGGTGATACCACCCCAGGATGGTACACCAGGATCATGTTGTCCCTAAAAAGCTGGTGATCCTACAATGGTGGTGGCTCCAGAGTGCTGGTAAGCCAGAGTGCTTGTGTCCTCAATggtggtgacagcagcagagcagtgtccccaggacGGTGGCGACCCCAGGGCGGTGCTGTGCCGGACAGGACATCCTGTGCAGGGCTCGGGCAATCGGTGCTGCTGACTCAGCCACGGCCCCGTGGGTTTCCTGCCTGGAGAGGACAAGGGGGGCCATGGGTGTaacagggctgggggggctTCCTTCCCAAAGAGCTGCTGAGGCTCCAGCCGGTCCCCTCTGGCAGGgaacagagcaggcagggctcagggacCAGCCGTGTGGCATATGACAGTCCCCGTGTCCCCCGCCTGTCCTGGCCAGGGCTGGCCCCATTGGGCTGAGGGCCATCGGGGTGTCCCGCGCAGGAAGCACCGAACTGCGAGGGTGTGTCGGGGCCGACAGGGGAAGGAAGCGGGATTGAATCTACGGAAGTGCTCCCCAGCCACCCAACAGCTCCCTAAGGATCAGGCAGGAGCACCAAGCCCAGCATTGTTCCTGTCAGCTCCTGGTGCCTCACcatgccctggggcaggcaccCGCAGCTGGCTCCAGTTAGCGGCACCACTTAGGTGTCAGCTTTTGTGATGAAGCTCCCACTGAGAGGGTGACAGCCCCGCTAGGGATGGGCACTGCATCCAGGCCGGCCCCTCCAAACCCGGGCTGCACCCCACAGCTCGGCCTGgcctgcaggcagtgccaggcaccggctgggagaggggctgggcagctgAGCCGCTGGCTGGGCGGTGGCTGCCAAAACCCTTGGGAGAGATTGTGGGGAGCCAAGCAGTCCCAGCGCTGCAGGCACTGCCCTTCCCCTCTGGGCAGTAAACAGGCTCCCTTGGCCAGCAGCTAAATCTTTCCATCCTCCTCGTGCGAAGGTATCCAGCCCCACCGGCAGTGGGGTGGCCGGAGGGGTCACACGTTTCCACTGCTGGGAGGGCTGCAAGTCCTCAATGTGACGCAAATTCTCATTGCTGTCCCCTCAGCTGAGCATCACCTGACTcactttccctccttccttcccccagggAAGATTTGCTTTGGGGaaggggcagctgggcagaTCCAGCCTCCCCTTGCCCTGCGAGCATGAGATTATTCCAAGTCACTCCCAGAGTGCAGAGGGGTGCGGGATGGCTGCACCGGGCAGTGACCAGCACGAGCTGAGCAGGcgagctgctccaggcaggcagcacGAGGATGGGAATCCCTCACGGATGGCAGATAAAGATAACGGGAGTGAATCACAGGCACTTGTGCCAGACAGGTCCGGGCAAGGCATGAGAGGAGGTCACATTGGGAATGGAGCAGCCATGAGGCCAGAAGGGGATGTTGGCACCTTCCtttgccctgggctgggggctccggGCATGGCCCTGCCCacgggcagcaggaggggactGTGGTGGCTCTGGCAGACACAGAGATGGCCACGGAGCCAGAGagccacagcctgggctgtgtaACCTCGCCGGGCTGtactgccctgcacagccacctGGTCCCCTTCTAAACCACCAgggtccatccatccatccctcctggggctggggtccCCAGGGATGAATGGGCCACAGCCTCATCCCCCCGAGGCCGGAGGGCTGGCACCACACACTGCACCACTCACTCTGGTGACAGCTTTCATCAGCGGCTCATTTCCGATCATTGCATGGAGGAAATGATGAGAAGTGACGGTGGCCGCAGGAAAACACTTGCAGGGCTGTCGGGGACAGGACGTGGGGAACAAAGTGAGATCACACTTGCCCCACGGAGAGCCGGCAATGCTCGGGGGACGGGCGGCATCCCGGCACAGGGTCACGCCGGCTCCAGGACGTCAGGCCCCCGTGATTAATGAGGCACTGATTTGGCAGGCGAGGAAGGAGCGGACAGGCGGATCCTCCCCCCCGCGGGGCTCGGGCGGAGCCACGGCAAGAGTCAGCTTGAAGCTGGGCTTCTGCGAGCCCTGGGTCATCCGACCTTCGTACCCACACGGGAGGGGAGAGAGGCCCGAGCTCCAGCCCTCGGGAATGAACACGgaaattacaaatatttcaCATTAGTTATACATTTAAAAGTTGTCACGGCAGCTACAAGTAGAGAGTCACAGCCTGACACAGCCACCAACTCCTGACAGTCCCGTGTGCCAACTGGAGAACCTGGAAATGGCTGTGACCTGAGAATCCTTCACCATCAGCCACATGTGCACAAACACCCCCTTCCCAAAAACACGGGGGGCTCGAAGTCCACCTCCCCTCAAGTACATCTGCCTTCCCCAGTAAGACAGCTGTGGGACTTGTGGGCtctacaaataattttattgaaatttaACAAAAGTGGACAGATGCACTGGGAGGAAGGACCATAAGTAGTGTACATTTCCCAAACCCCTGGGTCCTACCCACACGCTAGAGGAGCAAGGAGCCTAGTGTCGGTGAGTACGATTTGGCTACACATCCACACGGGAAAGCACAATGTTGCAcagaaattgtaaaaaaaaaaaaaaaagaatcaaaaggaaaactttcttctttttttttttttttttttttttttttttttgcttgctccAACACCACAGTGGACACAGATACTATTTACAGTGACCTTCACATTTTTAAGATCCCTCCAGGTGCTCCcaaggccctgctgctgcaggattgCTGGGTCCTGggggctggctgctgtggggaccAGCCTGGGAAGAAGCGGGGCAGGATGCAGCTTGTCGGCAGCCTGCAGAGGTTCACTGCCACtctggtgacactgagggggTAGAAGAGTGGGAGAAGGCATGGGTTTTGGGGAAGCATGTTTAATACGCTGGGGGAAGGATGGGCAGCCTGTCAGAAAGGACAAAAGCATCCTTGCTAAGCTGGTCACAGTCTCTGCCCCCTCCCCCGGGTTAGGGCCATGCCCTGCCAGCAGATTTTTGGCTGGTAGCCAAGTGAGGGGCTCCCCACTGGGGTAGGCAAACAGTGCCAacccccttcccacccctcctcctccttcccccacgCCCAAAGTGGGGTCGGTGCAGCAGTGGGGCAAGGCAGCACAGACAGCGTGACCACGgttttctctcctcttcctggggacagcagctcctgctctcctgtggAGCCCAAGGGACGCCCTtcccagggagctccagccAGAGAGAAACTCAAGAGCAGGTGGTGCAAATAAGAAACACTTCAGTGAGGGATTGTTTTAAGACAAGACTCTTCCAAGCAAGCAGAACAAAAGATGTCGAAAGAAGCGCCCAGCATCACAGTGTAGATGAGCCCTGCCCTTCCACTTTCCTGCCTGATGGCAGCCAGCACATCCATTTCACCCCGTGAGCTCGCTGCTGTCGATGGGAACCGCGGGTGGAGGGACGTGAAGGGAAGAGGTGGTGACAGGAAGCCAGCAAGAGCCACGTCGCTGTTATCTCCCCGGAGCTGGGAATGTGGCCCCGCGCCCGGGCGGCTCTGGGCGGACGCGGGGATGGATACATCCAACGTAGACACcgacagggctggcagccaagTGCCAGCAGCTTAAATTAAAAATCGAGGTAGCAAACATCTGAAGTGCTTAGAAAGTAAATAAGTTCTGGAACGAAAGAGGAGGAAAGCCaagctggctgctgtggggagtAGGCTCTGACCCACTTTaaagctgtgcctgctgccggtcctcctctgcctgcccggtctgggcacagctgagcagggaggcaggGGCTCCTCGTGCTGCCAAGGGGCATTTGGGGTCAGGCCTTTCCCCCAGCAGCTGGACACACACAGGGGTGAGAGGTTCTTCGGTGCCACCAAGACCTCAACCTTCTTAGGTgggaggaaagaggagaaaagagcagGACCCTCCAAGGTGGGGCAGCAAGCCTCCCTTTAAAGTGCATCGCATTTCTCCTCCTGCCGCCAGCTGGGATGCGGGAGGAACCACAGTTCACATCGCCAGGGAGATTTCCAAGCCGGGGCAGGTACACCAATTGATTGTTtcaggggcacagggaaggaagACAGGATTCCTTTCCTGCTTGGCTCAGTCGAGCCCCAGCCTACAGGGAGGTATGTTCAAAGAGCAGCAGGGGTGAGGAAGCTGCCCGGCAGCCCAGCCCCGCGGCAGGCGAGGGAGGCGCTCAGCAGAGCCAGTGTGACAATGGGGGAGGCAAGTCCGCTGCGGAGCTGGGGCCTTGCTGCCACCAGCAGGGGCCAGGGACTGCAGAGAtctccagcaggcagcagtAAAGCCAACCTCCCCAGCGCTGGCATGGTGGGGAAACGCAGTGGGGGAAGAGACCGAGGTCTACGAGAGCGGCAtctgctctccatccccttCCCGAGAGGAGAGCAGTAGCCAGCCCAATGTGCTTTGAGACccctcagcctgctctgcttATCCTCCATCAACAAACCCACGCAGGGGAGCGTCACATCACACCGGTGTCAAAGGGACATGCTGCAACACTGGCCATCTGAGCTGCGGGCCCCAGGGACCTCGGGGTGCCGTGCCCTGGCTCTCCCTGGGCCGCATACCTGAGAAGCAGGGGATTCTCTCTGGTGAGAAGTGCAGGCTTGCTCTCCCTTTCACAGCTCAATCACAGCAGCTTGTTTGCAGTTCCAGTTACCCATCAAACGTCGGCTAGAGGCTACAAAAGGTATTTTAGTCTTCTGACTCAAGCGAGGATGTTTTTAAGCAGTCGTTGCACAATCACCTATCTCCTGCGAAGGCCTGCTGGGTCCTGCCTCACTCCAGGCGAGGGGAGAGCCACCATCCTGCCACACGGCTGGAGTCCTCCTCGGTGGGAACACGATGCAGCCTGGCCCAGTGAGGCTGGAGGTGGTGGGGCAGGGCCTCCCACCCACAGGCAGCAGCGATGTCTGGGACTCACACCTCGCAGATAATCACTGGGAAATCCACGTGAATGTGAGGATGCTCTAGTTTCACTATGCCCTGAAAGGAAAGTCAGAGTGGTGAGCAGAAGGGATGGCCAATCAACATCCCTGATCCCTGCCAGTCACCCAGTGACAGAGAACACGGTGCCCTGGAGGAACTGGAGGGACCAGGCTCCAGAAATGGCTCAATAAATGACTCCAGGTatgcctgggcagcagcacacagagcagcagccctttGCCCTTCGCTCTGCTCCCTGGAGGGCCGAGGGcggcagggctggctgccacACACGGCAGGGCGAGGAaggagggagctgctctgccaggcactgcccgtgcagcagctgctgcgTGACTGGCAGATCTTGGCTGTCTGGGCTTTTCATGCGGCACCTTTCATTCACGGGATTTAGAGCAATGAAAAGAGCTCTCTGAGGGAACGCAGCCGGGGCAGCTGGCACACAGAAAAGCGGCTTTCTGTGCAGGGGGGAGGCTGCTGAATGCAACTCCCTCCACAGAGCCACAGGAACCCTTCccatgccccatccctgccttctCCTATTACAGCAccagctgggggctggggcagagggggagCAGGGACTCAGGGCTGGGCCTGGCCCTGCAGAACCAGAGTAAAGCTGTGTTAGAAAAGCACTGTTCAGTGCTGGTacctgctctctccagctcagctgagctTCCCAACTGGGTGAGTTTCAATCCACATGAACGAGGATTCAGTTCCACACGCCAAGCCTGCCTCTGCTAGaatgccagcccagggagcagcaccaaaTCCTTCCATCCACAACTGCCTGCTCAGCACTCAGAGGGGTTCCATCCAGCTGAGAGGCTGCCCGCTCCTCACAGCTCACCCCAGCTGCTCATTACAGCCATGTCTTTCTGCTTAATTAGGGAAGACTTCTATAGaggctctctccagccctgctttgaTCTGCTCTTTCCTCCATTTATGCCCCCAAAAGATTCCCTACATGCAGgctctcctgcccctgcacCACGATCCTCATTAACATtcgagcccctgcccagcttcACACCACTTGCTTATTTAGAGAGGACACTTTTCCACTGAAGAGCAAAGCAGAGCGCTGTCAacactgctgagcagctggaggggaTGTGCAAACTCATTTCAGCAGCTGAtgggccctggctgctgctccccacacaATCTGGCCCTGCATAGTGACATGACACTGGCTGAGGCAGCACAGCACCCTACAGTTTGTGGAAGGTGCTTGGTAAGGAGACGGCCATGCAGGACTGCCTGGAACTCTGTTCCCCACAACATACATCTGGCTGAGCTATCTTCCCCTGCCAGTCAGTTCTGAAAGGCTCAGGCACTGCTTCTCTCAAAAAAAGGCAGCTGGAGGGTGCCACCAGCTCTCCCTTGCCTATCACAGCCTCAGGTGACAGGGGTGTGAGCCAGGACACACAGGAATCATGGCTCTGAGGCAGAaactggagaggaggagagccTCCACCTTGCCAGTAAGAAGATGCCCCGAGGGAGATGGTTCTTGTAAAGGCCGGACTCCAAGCGTCACCCTGGCACTTTGCCCCATCCTTTCCCCCATCCTTCTCTGCAGGTTACCTGAGGTATCAGGTTCTTGTGGATCCTCTTCAGCTTGGCGCGCTTCCTCCCGTTCTTGGTGACAATTGTCTCCTCGTAGAACTCGTGGGCAAGGTCCCCGTCCTCATCGTAATACATGGAGCTGCCGAGAGGAGAGGGGAGGCGTTGGGGTGAGAGCGTGCGGGCCCTGCCGGCCCCCTGCGTCCCGAACCGGGCCGGGACAGCCGgtcctgctcctctggggcCCCCCGACCCCCGTGCCGCGCCTGTGCTGGGGCCGGCCCACGGCAGAGCCCACCGGCCCATGGCAGAGCCCCCGCTCCACGGCagagcctccctgccctgcagtagagcccccagccccacggcAGAGCCCCCGGCCCACGGCAGAGCCCCCGGCCCCACGGCAGAGCCTCCCTGCCCCGCAGTAGGGCCCCCAGCCCCACGGCAGAGCCCCCGCCCTATGCCAGAgccccccgctccccgcccgcctCTCACCCGCGCCGTGTGAACACGAAGGGGGTGGCGGCGCGCGCGGCCCGCGCCCGGGCCAGGGCCTGCTGCCCGCCGGGGCCctcggggccgccgccgcccgccgccggggTGGCGAAGGGCCACAGCCCCCGCGACTTGGAGCCGCTGGCGCCCatggcgggggcggcggcggcaggaGCGGGACCGCGGGGGGAGGGACGGGGGCGGCCCGGAGCCGCCCGGCGACACCGACCGAGCGCCGCCtgcgccgccgcccgcgccaCTTCCGGCGCCCGCGTCACGTGACACCGGCGCGGGGCGCGCCCACCTCCCCGCCCGGCGCCGGCAGCGCGGGAACCGCGGGTTCGAATCCCGCCGCCGCCACCCGCACCACGTGCGGACACCCACGGCCCGCCGACACCGCTGGGACTGCGCGTCCcgtcccttcccacccagcccGCCCCGCCAAGGACAACACCGCAGGCCAGGCCTCGTCACCAAGATGCCTTTATTGGTGTTTGATGCCCTGCTTCTTCCCAGGGACACTCACTTCTCCGGGGACACTCGCTCCCCCATATCACCCACTCCCCTGGGGACACAATCCCCCAGGTGACACTTGCTTCCCGCAAGACACACGCTCCCTTCGGGACACCCACTCCTCTGGGGACACGCAATCCCCCAGGTGACACACGCTCTCTTAGGGACACCCAttcccctggggacacccaatCCCCCAGGGTACACTCGTTCCCCCCAGGACACACgctccctggggacacacgCTCCCGGGTGACACTCGCTCTCGCTCCCACCAGGAACCCTCACTCTTTGTGCCAGCCCCGTGGGGGCTGTGACAGCGCAGTGGGTCGGTGGTGCCCGTTCCacccccctccctgctgcccccacgGCCGGCGGGCGAGGGTCCCGGTGCTCTGGCTGGCCTCGGCTGCGCGCCCCGCGGTCACCCCGGCGTCAGCGCGGCCAGCGCCTCCTGCATCTTCTGGCGGCAGCGCGCGTAGCGGTGCCGCAGCCGCCGCAcgtgctcctcctcctcccgctgcAGGATCAGCAGGAAGTTGTGCAGCTCCGGCAGCGAGAAGGCGTCCCACTGCAGGCACAAGGGCTGCCATGGCCACGGGCACCGCGGCGTCCCGCCAAGGACACCGCCCCGGGCAATGCGGGGCCAGCCCCCTCCCCGTCCCCGCACTCACGTTCACCTCGCCGGTCTCGTTCTCCTTCAGGATGAAGCTCAGCACCTTCTCGCTGGGACCGGCCAGCAGCCGCAGCCGCAGGGGCTGCTCGTCGTCACCCAGCTTCCGCAGGTACACTGCAACGGGGCCACGAGTCACCGCGGGGACACCGCCGCTACGGGGACATCGCTGCTGCTACGGGAATGCTGCTGCTATGGGGACATCACCCCCACAGGGGACACCACTGCTGCAATGGGGGACGCATCCATGGTGACTGGGACGCTGTCACCAAAGGGGGATACCACTGCTACAGGGATGCCGCCACCAAGGGGGTGCTGCTGCCTAAGGAAAGCTGTCACTATTGGGGCACCACTGCCGTGATATTGCCACCATGGGGGACACCAGCACTATGGGGACACCATTGCCATGGGCATGCTGCCAGCACCATGAGGGACCCTGGGGACATCACCACCATGGAACTGCCACCACCCAGGGCAAACTGACAATATGGGGACACGGCCAGCACTGTGAGGACAGGGTGACCCTGGGCACTACCTTGCTCATCTTTCTCAGACCGCTCGAAGAGGGCGAACTTGCGGGGGTTGTCGATGACGGTGAACTTGCGGAGCAGCGCGTCGATGACCTCGCTGGCGCGGGTGTGCGAGAGGATGTGCAGGTGCTTGACGGTGCCCTTGGGCAGGTAGAAGGACGTGCGGCGCTTCACCCCCTGGGGGTGTGGCCGCCccgcctgcagggaggggaccCGCTTGGTGGCCGGCACCGAGACAGGGCGAACCAGCTTCAGCTGCACCTTGATGAAGCCCGTGTAGGAGCCGTCCTTGTTCTACGAGACACCAGTGGGGGTGAGTGGGGTCAGGGCAGGGCACCGTGatctcccctgccctgtgccgaCCCCGTACCAGGCTCATGAAGAGGTTGCTGTTGATTTGGCTGTTGTACTCCTTGATCCGCTGCTCCACCTGCGCCTGGTCCAGCTCTGTCTTCTCCCACTCGCTGGGCTCATCCTGCAGGACAACAGCCGGGCTGAGCGGCACAGAGACCGGGGGGGGACCGTCCCGCCTGGCTCGGTGTCGCGCCGGCCCGCAGCCCGCCCCCAAGCACCGGCAGAGGCGCGGGCGGTTGCGCGGGGTTGCATCAGCCCGCCTGgcggagctgggctgtgccggGGACGCTCAGCTGAGAtcagctcggccccagccctgctccggGGACACCGGCACGGGCCGCCCGTccccggggctgcagggctgtgagaaCGCCCTGCGAGGGCACCCGGAGCCGAGCGGCCGCTCCCGGCAGCCCAGATCAGAGAGGCGTCCCCAAGGCAGAGCAGCCGCCAGCCCGGCACCAGGGCGTCTGGGCAGGCTCCGCGCCCGCGGGGACGCCCTGAGATTTGAGGCAGGAGGGCCGGGCTGGGGGTGCAGCCCGCCCTTGCCGCCGGCACCCCACTTCAAAGCGCTGGCCCCACACACGGGGCACCGAGCGTCCCGGCTCGGCGTCCCCGCCACCGGCACCCGCTAATGAGTGTTTATTTACGCGGGGCCGCAGAGCGGCCACACAGCGCTGCACGTGTCCCCGCGGTACTGAGATGGTTCCCAGCCCCGACAGCCACCCCACAGCATGCGGGCACTGCCGGACCCCACGGGGTCCCTGCAAGATGGGGACAGCTGTGACACTGCCCAGGGAGTTTGTCCCCAGACCCTCAAAGCCGGGAGCAGTCCAACCCTGAGGGACCTTGGGGTGCCCGTGCCAGGCAGCGAAAACTCCACTCGCCCCACGGTGCCTCGCTCGCCCCACATCCAACCGGACAGGGCCGGCACGGCCATGCTTCACCCCGCTCTTGCCCCACAGTAGGGCCAAGCTCACCCCCAAGAAAAAACCCCCAGCACCTCTGGTTCTCCCCACGCACCCATCCCACCCTCGcctgctccccagcacccagccGGGGGAATGCGCCCCGATGACGTCACCCGTGACCCCCATTGCGTCACGGCCCAGGACCGACctggcggcggcgcgggcggcggccCAGGGAGGTGCGGGCGGTGTAGAAGAGCTCGGGCTCGGAGTCGGAGTCCTCCTGGCTGCAGTAGCCGCTGCTGGCCGTgctgccccccgtgccccccgcgccgccccgccgcagcgccagcgccgccgccccgcagcccccgggccCGCCGgaccccggcccggccgcggggggcacggcggcggtggcggagggcacggcccggcccggccgccccgcagccccgccggggcGGCGAGCACACGGGCACACCCGGCCCCGCGCCAGCCCGACCGGCCCCCGGGCCGGGGCCCGGCTCGCTCCGCTCCCGGCTCGGCTCAGCCCGCTCCCGGTCCTTGGCCCGGCTCCGTTCAGCCCGGCcctcggcccggctcggctccgcTCGGTCCCTATTGCGGCTGGGTTCCGCCCGGTCCCGGTTTCAGTCCCGACTCAGCTCCGCC contains:
- the TUSC2 gene encoding tumor suppressor candidate 2 translates to MGASGSKSRGLWPFATPAAGGGGPEGPGGQQALARARAARAATPFVFTRRGSMYYDEDGDLAHEFYEETIVTKNGRKRAKLKRIHKNLIPQGIVKLEHPHIHVDFPVIICEV
- the RASSF1 gene encoding ras association domain-containing protein 1, producing MELIELRELQPEPRPGRGRLERANALRISPARRPGPGAHPDPRLTAAPGAGHRFEPRRRPLHTWCDLCGDFVWGGGRKSLQCRHCSFTCHYRCRALVQLDCGGPAGAGEEEDGNEHVLEKDTNVDEPSEWEKTELDQAQVEQRIKEYNSQINSNLFMSLNKDGSYTGFIKVQLKLVRPVSVPATKRVPSLQAGRPHPQGVKRRTSFYLPKGTVKHLHILSHTRASEVIDALLRKFTVIDNPRKFALFERSEKDEQVYLRKLGDDEQPLRLRLLAGPSEKVLSFILKENETGEVNWDAFSLPELHNFLLILQREEEEHVRRLRHRYARCRQKMQEALAALTPG